In Desulfuromonas sp., a genomic segment contains:
- a CDS encoding DegT/DnrJ/EryC1/StrS aminotransferase family protein translates to MQDEIDVVASVLQSGRVNYWTGDEGRQFEQEFAEYCVCRYGVALSNGTVALELALYALGIVPGDEVVTTSRTFIASASAVCMRGGIPVVADIDPVSQNVSAETIRRVVTPRTRAIIAVHLAGWPCDMDPILELAREFRLRVIEDCAQAHGATYKGRPVGSLGDAAAFSFCQDKIMTTGGEGGMLTTNDHDVWNRGWAFKDHGKSYDAIYNRNHPPGFRWLHESFGTNWRMTEMQAAIGRVQLRKLENWLRARRRNAAVLTRFFKSIPALRVTEPSAEIEHAYYKYYVFIRPEMLKEGWGRDRIMGAINDEGIPCFSGSCSEIYLEKAFEGLDRPGSAHIPRLKVAKELGETSLMFLVHPTLSAPDMMDTCRAVGKVFETASKGFRQNG, encoded by the coding sequence CCGCTACGGGGTGGCCCTCTCCAATGGGACGGTGGCTCTTGAACTGGCCCTCTACGCCCTTGGCATCGTTCCCGGCGACGAGGTTGTCACGACCAGTCGGACTTTTATCGCTTCGGCGAGCGCTGTCTGCATGCGTGGCGGTATCCCCGTGGTCGCGGACATAGACCCGGTAAGTCAGAACGTGTCTGCCGAAACCATTCGCAGGGTTGTTACGCCCCGAACCCGGGCAATTATTGCTGTGCATCTGGCGGGGTGGCCATGCGACATGGATCCAATACTCGAACTGGCTCGTGAGTTTCGCCTGAGGGTCATCGAAGACTGTGCCCAGGCCCACGGCGCAACCTATAAGGGACGGCCCGTCGGTTCCCTGGGGGATGCGGCTGCCTTTTCCTTTTGTCAGGACAAGATCATGACCACCGGCGGAGAAGGAGGCATGCTTACCACCAATGACCACGATGTCTGGAATCGCGGATGGGCCTTTAAGGACCACGGCAAAAGTTACGATGCGATATATAACCGCAATCACCCGCCCGGGTTTCGCTGGCTCCATGAATCCTTTGGCACCAACTGGCGAATGACGGAGATGCAGGCGGCTATCGGGAGAGTACAGCTTCGCAAACTGGAAAACTGGTTAAGGGCCCGCCGCCGCAATGCGGCTGTTCTGACGAGATTTTTTAAGTCCATTCCAGCGCTTCGGGTGACAGAGCCTTCCGCCGAAATCGAGCATGCGTACTACAAGTATTATGTGTTCATAAGACCCGAAATGCTCAAAGAGGGGTGGGGCCGGGACCGGATCATGGGGGCCATTAATGATGAGGGGATCCCATGCTTTAGCGGAAGTTGCAGCGAAATTTATCTGGAGAAGGCTTTTGAGGGCCTGGATCGGCCTGGCAGTGCGCACATCCCCAGATTGAAGGTGGCGAAGGAATTGGGTGAGACGAGTCTTATGTTTTTAGTGCATCCGACCTTGAGCGCGCCCGACATGATGGATACCTGCCGTGCAGTGGGCAAAGTATTCGAAACAGCCAGCAAAGGCTTTCGGCAGAATGGGTAG